In Longimicrobiaceae bacterium, a single genomic region encodes these proteins:
- a CDS encoding oxygenase MpaB family protein, giving the protein MVLLVFTGSAAEFALNRAIDWLFFTGKLPGDPIGRLFSTAGYAQQIVFADAATAARTLDRIRAVHQAVEHQRGEQIPDWAHRDVLYMLIDYSERAHELLARPLSAAEQRDLYDVFRRVGIGLGIPDLPRTYAAWRADRERHLHRDLVHGDGTDALYAQYRKHLGPWRYHLLLRIQAILTPEHVRGLLRLKPAEWLRPLLRFYPVLVRAGLRSLTQRLLMPSTYLAAARALDYRAKSEESGGRGERTKGGLHRHRTAKSSRAPDVRNGRTVS; this is encoded by the coding sequence ATGGTGCTCCTGGTCTTCACCGGCTCCGCCGCGGAGTTCGCGCTCAACCGTGCCATCGACTGGCTGTTCTTCACCGGGAAGCTGCCCGGCGATCCCATCGGCCGCCTTTTCTCCACCGCGGGATATGCCCAGCAGATCGTCTTCGCCGACGCAGCGACCGCCGCGCGCACGCTCGATCGCATCCGGGCGGTTCACCAGGCGGTGGAGCACCAGCGCGGCGAGCAGATCCCGGATTGGGCCCATCGCGACGTGCTCTACATGCTCATCGACTACTCCGAGCGAGCACACGAGTTGCTCGCGCGGCCGTTGAGCGCAGCCGAGCAGCGCGACCTCTACGACGTTTTCCGGCGAGTGGGAATCGGCTTGGGCATCCCCGACCTTCCGCGGACCTACGCGGCTTGGAGAGCCGATCGTGAGCGCCACCTGCACCGGGATCTCGTGCACGGCGATGGCACGGACGCACTTTACGCGCAATACCGGAAGCACCTTGGCCCCTGGCGGTATCATCTCCTGCTGCGCATCCAGGCGATTCTGACGCCCGAGCACGTGCGCGGCCTGCTACGGCTGAAGCCTGCGGAATGGCTGCGGCCTCTGCTCCGTTTCTATCCTGTTCTGGTCCGTGCTGGATTGCGCTCCCTCACCCAGCGGCTGCTCATGCCGTCGACGTATCTCGCCGCGGCGCGGGCTCTGGATTACCGCGCGAAAAGCGAGGAGAGCGGTGGGAGGGGAGAACGCACGAAAGGCGGCCTTCATCGGCATCGCACGGCCAAGTCGAGCCGCGCACCCGACGTCCGAAACGGCAGGACCGTCAGCTAG